From Eubalaena glacialis isolate mEubGla1 chromosome 17, mEubGla1.1.hap2.+ XY, whole genome shotgun sequence, a single genomic window includes:
- the MRPL15 gene encoding large ribosomal subunit protein uL15m has product MAGPVRSGGPQALDLLRALPRVSLANLRPNPGSRKPERRPRGQRRGRKCGRGHKGERQRGTRPRLGFEGGQTPFYLRIPKYGFNEGHSFRRQYQPLSLNRLQYLIDLGRVDPTQPIDLTQLVNGRGVTIQPSKRDYGVQLVEEGADTFKAKVNIEVQLASELAIAAIEKNGGVITTAFYDPRSLEILCKPIPFFLRGQPIPKRMLPPEALVTYYTDARNRGYLADPAEFPEARLALAKKYGYILPDITKDELFKMLSARKDPRQIFFGLAPGWVVNMADKKILKPTDENLLKYYSS; this is encoded by the exons ATGGCCGGCCCGGTGCGGAGCGGGGGGCCCCAGGCCCTGGACCTGCTGCGGGCCCTGCCCCGTGTGAGCCTGGCTAACCTGAGGCCGAACCCGGGCTCCAGGAAACCG GAAAGACGACCAAGAGGTCAGAGAAGAGGTAGGAAATGTGGCAGAGGCCACAAGGGAGAACGACAGAGAGGAACCCGGCCCCGGCTGGGCTTTGAGGGAGGCCAGACTCCATTTTACCTTCGAATCCCAAAATATGGGTTTAATGAAGGACATAG CTTCAGACGCCAGTATCAGCCTTTGAGTCTCAACAGGCTGCAGTATCTTATTGATTTGGGTCGAGTTGATCCTACACAACCTATTGATTTAACCCAACTTGTCAATGGTAGAGGCGTGACCATCCAGCCATCTAAAAGGGATTATGGTGTCCAGCTGGTAGAGGAG GGTGCTGACACCTTTAAGGCAAAAGTTAATATTGAAGTACAGCTGGCTTCAGAGCTGGCCATCGCTGCGATCGAGAAGAACGGGGGTGTCATCACGACGGCCTTCTACGACCCTCGAAGCCTGG aaattctgtGCAAACCTATTCCATTCTTTCTCCGTGGACAACCCATTCCCAAGCGAATGCTCCCCCCTGAGGCACTGGTAACCTACTACACTGATGCAAGGAATCGCGGTTACTTGGCGGATCCTGCTGAATTTCCTGAAGCGAGACTGGCGCTCGCCAAGAAGTACGGTTATATTTTACCTGATATCACTAAAGACGAACTCTTCAAAATGCTCAGTGCTCGAAAAGATCCAAGGCAGATTTTCTTTGGTCTTGCTCCCGGGTGGGTAGTGAATATGGCAGATAAGAAAATCCTCAAACCTACGGATGAGAATCTCCTCAAGTACTACAGCTCCTGA